One genomic segment of Verrucomicrobiia bacterium includes these proteins:
- a CDS encoding patatin-like phospholipase family protein — MELLLGKQEIRLALLLGGGGARGLAHIGVLRALENAGVPIAAIAGTSIGAIVAAEFSRKQSSVWCQKLFERFARSDSFKALGLDKVNKDMQRGQGFWNTILSGIRENVLIAMALRRASIVPREKIDAVLTEFVADGQLSELPIPVRIAASDLKSCRTVCFRSGSILGAARASTSLAGYFPPIQENGHLLVDGEATSIIPIDCLSGLGITHTLAIDVSGSVWPDWQITTALQALLRQQELERAYFRSYLHRLCDLVVHPELPGGFWTDFDRVEEFVEAGYNAMMAALPKLKNFRPRQPLPHLENPHPPPLYLEFPFLKAGALREVSPGKKGEKAA; from the coding sequence ATGGAACTCTTGCTCGGTAAACAGGAAATCCGGCTCGCCCTCCTCTTGGGCGGCGGCGGCGCAAGGGGCTTGGCGCATATCGGCGTATTGCGCGCTTTGGAAAATGCCGGCGTGCCGATAGCCGCCATAGCGGGGACATCGATAGGCGCCATCGTCGCCGCCGAGTTTTCCCGCAAGCAAAGCTCCGTTTGGTGCCAGAAGCTCTTCGAGCGGTTTGCCCGCTCCGATTCCTTCAAGGCCTTGGGGCTGGACAAGGTGAACAAGGATATGCAGCGCGGCCAGGGGTTCTGGAACACCATTCTCTCCGGCATTCGCGAAAACGTTTTGATCGCCATGGCTCTCCGCCGCGCCAGCATCGTTCCGCGCGAAAAAATCGACGCCGTGCTGACCGAATTTGTGGCGGATGGCCAGCTTTCCGAATTGCCGATACCCGTGCGCATCGCCGCCTCGGACTTGAAATCCTGCCGCACGGTCTGCTTCCGCTCCGGCTCAATTTTGGGAGCGGCAAGGGCGTCAACTTCGCTGGCCGGATACTTTCCGCCGATTCAGGAAAACGGGCATTTGCTGGTGGATGGGGAAGCCACCAGCATCATCCCGATTGACTGCCTCTCCGGTCTGGGAATCACCCACACCTTGGCAATTGACGTTTCAGGTTCGGTTTGGCCGGACTGGCAGATTACCACCGCCCTGCAGGCCTTGCTTCGCCAGCAGGAGCTGGAGCGGGCCTATTTTAGAAGTTATCTGCACCGGCTTTGCGACTTGGTGGTGCATCCGGAACTCCCCGGCGGCTTCTGGACCGACTTCGACCGGGTGGAAGAATTCGTGGAAGCCGGTTATAATGCGATGATGGCCGCCCTCCCCAAACTGAAAAACTTCCGCCCCCGCCAGCCCTTGCCCCATCTCGAAAACCCCCACCCGCCCCCCCTGTATCTCGAATTTCCGTTTTTAAAGGCCGGGGCGCTTCGGGAAGTTTCTCCCGGCAAGAAAGGGGAAAAGGCGGCATGA
- a CDS encoding long-chain fatty acid--CoA ligase, with the protein MSERPKSLPALFSQTFTRFYHPRQLARKYLGRWEAVSTTELAGQVRRTAYGLADWGIYKGEKVALLSGSRPEWLIADLAVQSLGAATVPVYPTQTPEIARYIVEHCQARAIFVENSELWRKFGPALADLKTLEVVIFFSNVVREPKVLALPSLMEMGDELAERHPTLFAERRDALSPEDLATIVYTSGTTGNPKGVELTHANLLSNLFAVGKRMPLDPGEDIALSYLPLSHAFERLVIYYYLASGIRISFAGGIETLMADLREVRPTIMTTVPRLLERVYAATVTKGNSAPFLKRFLFQQAMSVAGKWKPEMEQSRLSRMRLGLARSLVFRKWHEAFGGRLRYLFTGGAALDAELARLFMGAGIRVFQGYGLTEASPAVSTNCPGLNKIGTVGKPLEGIEVKISADGELLIRGENVMQGYHKEPAATAEIKSPDGWLSTGDLATLDEEGYLIIKGRKKESFKTNTGDYVNPSKIEQALKQSPFIEEAVVVGESRSAPAALLVPDKNFLKQYLEFKGNGQTDLEQFIQSPEFKARLIRSIQKINQGFARWEKVRYFALVPEPFSIEGGQLTPTLKVRRSVVEARYKNLIEAAYREKPLEIEADVAAPGEKVTP; encoded by the coding sequence ATGAGCGAAAGACCGAAAAGTCTCCCCGCCCTTTTTTCCCAAACATTCACCCGCTTTTACCATCCCCGCCAGCTGGCGCGGAAATACCTGGGGCGCTGGGAGGCGGTAAGCACCACCGAACTGGCCGGGCAGGTTCGGCGTACCGCCTACGGCTTGGCCGACTGGGGAATTTACAAGGGGGAAAAGGTGGCCCTGCTTTCCGGAAGCCGCCCGGAATGGCTCATCGCCGATTTGGCGGTTCAATCCCTGGGCGCCGCCACCGTGCCGGTCTATCCGACGCAGACGCCGGAAATCGCCCGCTACATCGTGGAACACTGCCAGGCCCGGGCGATATTTGTCGAAAATTCCGAGCTCTGGCGAAAATTCGGCCCCGCCCTGGCCGATTTGAAAACCCTCGAGGTGGTGATTTTCTTCTCCAACGTGGTCCGCGAGCCGAAGGTCTTGGCCCTGCCGTCGCTGATGGAAATGGGGGATGAACTGGCGGAACGGCATCCCACTTTGTTTGCCGAAAGGCGGGATGCACTCTCCCCGGAGGATCTGGCCACCATCGTGTACACCAGTGGAACCACCGGCAATCCCAAGGGGGTGGAACTGACCCACGCCAATCTGCTCTCCAACCTCTTTGCCGTGGGGAAAAGGATGCCCCTCGATCCCGGTGAGGATATTGCCTTGAGCTATCTTCCCCTTTCCCACGCCTTCGAGCGGCTGGTGATTTATTACTACCTGGCCAGCGGCATCCGCATCTCCTTCGCCGGCGGCATTGAAACTTTGATGGCCGATTTGCGCGAAGTGCGGCCGACGATTATGACCACCGTGCCGCGCCTTTTGGAAAGAGTGTACGCCGCGACGGTGACCAAGGGGAATTCCGCCCCGTTTTTAAAGCGCTTTCTGTTCCAGCAGGCGATGTCGGTCGCCGGCAAATGGAAACCGGAAATGGAACAAAGCCGCCTCTCCCGGATGCGCCTCGGCCTGGCCCGCAGTCTGGTTTTCCGCAAATGGCACGAGGCGTTTGGCGGCCGCTTGCGCTATCTGTTCACCGGCGGCGCCGCCTTGGATGCCGAGCTGGCCCGGCTCTTTATGGGGGCCGGCATCCGGGTCTTTCAGGGGTACGGGTTGACCGAGGCCTCCCCGGCGGTTTCCACCAATTGCCCCGGGCTGAACAAAATCGGCACGGTCGGCAAACCGCTGGAAGGAATCGAAGTGAAAATCTCCGCCGACGGGGAGCTTTTGATTCGCGGCGAAAACGTGATGCAGGGGTATCACAAGGAGCCCGCCGCCACCGCGGAGATAAAATCCCCGGACGGCTGGCTTTCCACCGGCGATCTGGCCACGCTGGATGAAGAAGGGTATTTAATCATCAAGGGGCGCAAAAAGGAAAGCTTCAAAACCAACACCGGCGACTACGTCAACCCGTCCAAAATCGAGCAGGCCCTGAAGCAAAGCCCCTTTATCGAGGAGGCGGTGGTGGTTGGGGAATCCCGGTCTGCCCCGGCCGCCTTGTTGGTGCCGGACAAGAATTTTCTCAAGCAGTATCTCGAATTCAAGGGAAACGGCCAGACGGATCTGGAACAATTCATCCAGTCGCCGGAATTCAAGGCCCGTTTGATTCGCAGCATCCAGAAAATCAACCAGGGTTTTGCCCGCTGGGAAAAAGTGCGCTATTTTGCCCTCGTGCCGGAGCCGTTCTCCATTGAGGGGGGGCAGTTGACGCCGACCTTGAAGGTCCGCCGCAGCGTGGTGGAAGCCCGCTATAAAAATCTAATCGAGGCCGCCTACCGCGAAAAACCGCTGGAAATTGAGGCGGACGTGGCCGCCCCGGGCGAAAAAGTGACCCCATGA
- a CDS encoding 3-hydroxyacyl-CoA dehydrogenase/enoyl-CoA hydratase family protein encodes MKSFRLAAVLGAGVMGSQLAALLAGSGVKVELLDIPGPDPKEPEGIAQQALKKLKAQKPSPYFHPSHLDNIRPGSLEHHLERLKDVEWVLEAAPENLKIKQELYANVAPLLPDDCIFSSNTSSLSAFTLGNALPEKFRKRFFITHFFNPPRYLRLLELLPHPQADIKANSAFLWFLDRHLGKSIVPVKDTPAFIANRVGIFALLDALALAAEFKFSPAQIDFLTGPLIGRQKSATCRTADLVGLDTVMAVVKIVREGAPDDPRPDRFTPPPILQSLVAAGKLGEKSGGGFYRKEGDEIQEADENLNYTKRRKMESPLLAQAGAEEDLVKRVRMFFAATDDLAGAFVSRHLISVASYAAALSGKICDRPGRIDDALRWGFGWQMGPLELVKAVDCDLLAKAAAKFSIQAPALPEKIESGEPGPLLLPAKPEQVVAENKEATLLNAGNGIAVLVFHSKLNVIGAGILGLAHKALEIVKNDFDALVLANDPQAEAFSAGANLGWLLMTASEGDFDEIALMIKKFQAVTEGMAKAPFPVVAAPFGITLGGGCEICLAATRRVAHRELYIGLVETGVGLLPAGGGTTRMAEKIALRAKGGMLLPHLKTVFENVGLAKVSMSADEAFAMGYLQPEDLVVPNRGRLTAAALSQARLLADAGTTSKPPDKLRVAGKNGLAAVETFLYLMRESKMITEHDATVGRSLAKVLCGGELPGEPEVPREYLLRLEAEEFLRLVGMRKTQERMAHLLKTGKPLRN; translated from the coding sequence ATGAAATCCTTCCGCCTGGCCGCGGTATTGGGGGCGGGGGTGATGGGTTCGCAACTGGCCGCCCTTTTGGCCGGGAGCGGCGTAAAAGTCGAGTTGCTTGACATCCCCGGCCCTGACCCCAAGGAGCCGGAAGGAATCGCCCAACAGGCGCTAAAAAAACTTAAAGCCCAAAAACCCTCCCCTTACTTTCATCCTTCCCATCTGGACAACATCCGCCCCGGCAGTTTGGAGCATCATCTCGAGCGCTTGAAAGATGTTGAATGGGTGTTGGAGGCGGCGCCGGAAAATCTGAAAATCAAGCAGGAGCTTTACGCCAATGTTGCTCCGCTTCTGCCGGACGACTGCATCTTTTCTTCCAATACCAGCAGCTTGTCGGCATTTACACTTGGGAACGCACTGCCGGAGAAGTTCCGCAAACGTTTTTTCATCACCCATTTCTTCAACCCCCCGCGCTATCTGCGGCTTCTGGAACTGTTGCCTCATCCCCAAGCAGACATCAAGGCGAATTCGGCCTTCCTTTGGTTTTTGGACCGGCATTTGGGAAAAAGCATCGTGCCGGTTAAGGACACCCCGGCTTTCATCGCCAACCGGGTCGGCATTTTCGCCCTGTTGGATGCCCTGGCGCTGGCGGCCGAATTCAAATTCTCCCCGGCGCAGATTGATTTTCTCACCGGCCCGTTGATTGGCCGCCAGAAAAGCGCCACCTGTCGCACGGCCGATTTGGTCGGGCTGGATACGGTGATGGCGGTGGTCAAAATTGTGCGGGAAGGGGCGCCGGACGACCCGCGCCCCGACCGCTTCACCCCGCCGCCGATTTTGCAATCGCTCGTCGCCGCCGGAAAATTGGGGGAAAAGTCGGGCGGCGGCTTTTACCGCAAAGAGGGGGATGAAATTCAGGAAGCGGATGAAAACCTGAACTACACGAAACGGAGAAAAATGGAGTCGCCGCTTCTGGCCCAGGCCGGCGCCGAGGAGGATTTGGTAAAGCGGGTGCGTATGTTTTTTGCCGCGACGGACGACCTCGCCGGCGCTTTTGTTTCCCGTCACCTAATTTCTGTTGCCAGCTACGCTGCCGCCCTTTCCGGCAAAATCTGCGACCGGCCGGGGCGGATTGATGATGCCTTGCGCTGGGGTTTCGGCTGGCAAATGGGGCCTTTGGAGCTGGTCAAGGCAGTCGATTGCGACTTACTCGCGAAGGCCGCCGCCAAGTTTTCCATTCAAGCTCCGGCTCTGCCGGAAAAAATCGAATCCGGCGAACCCGGCCCGCTTTTGCTTCCCGCCAAGCCGGAACAAGTCGTGGCCGAGAATAAGGAAGCGACACTTTTGAATGCTGGCAACGGCATTGCCGTTCTGGTTTTTCATTCCAAGCTGAACGTCATCGGCGCGGGAATTCTGGGCCTCGCCCATAAAGCGTTGGAGATTGTTAAAAACGACTTCGACGCGTTGGTGCTTGCCAACGACCCGCAGGCGGAGGCCTTTTCGGCCGGCGCCAATCTGGGCTGGCTTTTGATGACCGCAAGCGAGGGGGATTTTGATGAAATTGCCCTGATGATTAAAAAGTTTCAAGCGGTGACGGAAGGAATGGCCAAAGCCCCTTTCCCGGTTGTGGCCGCTCCTTTTGGCATCACGTTGGGGGGGGGTTGTGAAATCTGTCTGGCCGCAACGAGGCGGGTAGCCCACCGCGAACTCTATATCGGCCTGGTGGAAACCGGCGTCGGCCTGCTTCCGGCTGGCGGCGGAACAACAAGAATGGCGGAAAAAATTGCTCTACGGGCCAAGGGGGGCATGCTTCTGCCTCATCTGAAAACCGTCTTTGAAAACGTCGGCCTTGCCAAGGTCAGCATGAGCGCCGATGAAGCGTTTGCGATGGGGTATCTCCAGCCGGAGGATTTGGTGGTTCCCAACCGCGGCCGCCTGACCGCAGCGGCGCTTTCCCAGGCCCGCCTTTTGGCCGATGCCGGAACCACCTCCAAACCGCCGGACAAGCTTCGCGTGGCCGGCAAAAATGGCTTGGCCGCCGTCGAGACCTTTTTGTATCTGATGCGTGAAAGTAAAATGATTACCGAGCACGATGCCACGGTCGGCCGCTCGCTGGCCAAGGTCCTCTGCGGCGGCGAACTTCCCGGCGAGCCGGAGGTGCCGCGGGAATATCTCTTGCGGCTCGAAGCGGAGGAGTTTCTGCGCCTGGTCGGAATGCGCAAAACGCAGGAGCGGATGGCGCACTTGCTTAAAACCGGAAAACCGTTGAGAAACTGA